In Acomys russatus chromosome 28, mAcoRus1.1, whole genome shotgun sequence, the genomic window CTCAATTGCTTTTCAGGCTTTAAAATTTCATTCAGGTCTTTATATTAACACTTAACAGGCTGAGATGTATTTTCAGCTTTCGCAGAACTGGAGCTGATCTCTTAATTGGGTGCCTCATAGGCGTGGGAGAGCTTGGTCCGCAGTAGGGACACAGACACATTCATTACGAGCTCAATCCTTAAATTCTTTAACAATTCACAAGCTTTTTGACTGCATCCTTGAATGCTTGTTTCACCTGTTGGTTCCTCAGGGTATAAATGAAGGGGTTCAGTAAAGGAGCAACTGAAGTAATGAGCAGGGCTATTCCTTTATTGAACGCACCCCCTTCTTTCGATGACGGCTTAATGTAAATGAAGAAGCAGCTTCCGTAAGAGAGGGAGATAACAATCATGTGAGAAGAACACGTGGAAAAGGCTTTGGTTCTCTGCTGGGCTGAAGGGAGCATTAGAATTGTCCTGACGATGAGTGTGTAGGAGAGGGCTACCAGTACCAGTGTCACCACCAGGGTCACAGATGCCACCAGAAAGACAACCTTTTCTATGAGGCTTGTGTCGGAACAGGAGAGCTCTCGAAGAggctcaaagtcacagaaataatGGTTTAATCTGTCAGATGCACAAAAGTCCTGCTGACTCATCAATGTGATCGGCGGTGTAATGACCATTAACGCggacagccaagagcagaggaTCAGCTGGGTGCAGAGTCTGTTGCTCATGATGGCCAAGTAATGCAGGGGTTTGCATATGGCCACATAGCGATCGTAGGACATAGCAGCCAGAAGATAAAACTCTGTTGCCCCAAGAAAGATGGCAAAGAAATACTGAGTAAAGCAGCCAGCAAAGCTAATACTCTTGTTTCCTGTTGTAATGCTGATTAGGACCCTGGGAATGAAGATGTTTGTGAAAGAAATTTCTAAGAAGGCGAAGTTCCGGAGAAAGAAATACATGGGCGTGTTAAGGCGGGAGTCCagcagggtgaggaggaggatggCTAGGTTCCCAATGGTGCTGAATAagtaagcaagaaaaagaaaagcgaAAACTGCCACCTGAAGTTCAGGGACATCTGTGAGACCTAGAAGAATGAATTCagtcaataaagttttatttttcatttttgaaaaaaaaaaaaaaaactcaagaactGAGTGTCAAGGCAAAAAAGAGTAACaaggctgaggaagccaggggTGTCTGATAGACCAGAGGAACctgcagaaaacaaaaggaagcagaccaTGAGCTTTCCCAGACCGATGGCCCATTTGCTTGGTCTAGAGTCCTATTCTCATTTATCGCCTACGTGATAAACCCTTGCATTTCCTCACACGGAACTCTCTCCTGAGTCCGCATGAAAGAAATATCTGTCTCACAATGTCCAATAAGTGTGTGATCAGTGTGGGTGACTTTTCTTGAGGAAATGTGACCAAACATCTATTCACCCCAGAGGGAATATTGATGATAACAGATAAAAAAGAATTACTCTACTCAAGTCTTACTTGGAGAACTACCACATTGCTTGGGAACATttggtgactcaaaggcagccatGTCTCACATCACACTGTCCATCTGGACATGGTTAATGGCTGACGCAAGCATTGGTCACTGGAGATGTTCAGCAGCTTCCAGGCATCTCCTCCGGGTCATCTCTCCTCCAGCAATTGTTTACTGGTTAACAAGCCCAGGGGCCTTGTGAATCTAAATCTCTGAGCCTCCAGACCCTTAgaagccccctccttccttctagcAGGAAATGGCTGTACAACATCAGTTGATTAGTAGATGCCTTAAGGTGTTGCATTATTTACTCTACCAAGCATTGATTTCCTTACTTTCCTTAAGAGAAAGTTTCTATGTATTTTTCTGAGAACttcacacaatgtattttgatcatagtctGTCTTCTACCACAACCATTCCTAGATTTCTCACCTGCATGCCCATGcaaattcatgttttttttctctctctccaaaaaaTCCCAACCACCAAACAAACGCGCCcgcgcgtgcacacgcgcgcacacacaggcacacacatccacacgcacacacacacacacacgcacacacacacacacacgcacacacacacacacataccccacattGGCCAACTACTTCTGATTGTGGGGACTGCCCTCGAGTGTGGTTGACATACTCAGTGTCATTGTTTGTCTTT contains:
- the LOC127210792 gene encoding olfactory receptor 2AP1 is translated as MKNKTLLTEFILLGLTDVPELQVAVFAFLFLAYLFSTIGNLAILLLTLLDSRLNTPMYFFLRNFAFLEISFTNIFIPRVLISITTGNKSISFAGCFTQYFFAIFLGATEFYLLAAMSYDRYVAICKPLHYLAIMSNRLCTQLILCSWLSALMVITPPITLMSQQDFCASDRLNHYFCDFEPLRELSCSDTSLIEKVVFLVASVTLVVTLVLVALSYTLIVRTILMLPSAQQRTKAFSTCSSHMIVISLSYGSCFFIYIKPSSKEGGAFNKGIALLITSVAPLLNPFIYTLRNQQVKQAFKDAVKKLVNC